A region from the Desulfobacterales bacterium genome encodes:
- the ppsA gene encoding phosphoenolpyruvate synthase: protein MEKHDQALILWFEEIGIEDVPMVGGKNASLGEMYQKLTSKGVAVPHGFAITAYAYQHLLKDAGIEAAIRETLADLDTHDLYNLQERGKKVRDIIRTAEFPDDLREAIIKAYKKMEAEYGPGVDVAVRSSATAEDLPDASFAGQQDTYLNIRGHEALIHACRRCFASLFTNRAISYRHDKGFGQFDVYLSIVVQKMVRSDAASSGVIFSIDTESGFKDAVFLTGAWGLGENVVQGAVNPDEFYVFKPTLKQGKRPIVGKRVGSKAIKMIYDNKLDSDEPVKNIDTTPEERAAFVINDDEILKLAEWACIIEDHYGKAMDIEWAKDGDGVKVGTGGLFIVQARPETVHSQASTGTMETYKLKETGKVLVEGLAVGAKIGQGEANVIEGVAGIHGFKKGQVLITDMTDPDWEPIMKIAGAIVTNRGGRTCHAAIISRELGIPCVIGTGNGSEIIRTGQEITVSSAEGETGYIYDGLLDFEIERVDLGDLPKTKTKIMMNLAIPEKAFTECQIPNDGVGLAREEFIINSHIGIHPLALYHYEELKNSDDPEKREIAAKIDGKTGAYDDKKQFFIDRVAEGVGRIAAGFYPNDVIVRLSDFKSNEYANLVGGTLYEPEEENPMIGWRGASRYYDPKYRPAFELECQGLLKARNDMGLDNIKLMVPFCRTPEEGRKVIEVMKDCGLIQGENGLEVYVMCEIPSNVISADAFADIFDGFSIGSNDLTQLTYGLDRDSGLIAGIADERDDAVKDMIRMVIATAKRRGKKIGICGQGPSDFPEFATFLVELGIDSMSLIPDTAIKTRLAVAAKEKEMGISPE, encoded by the coding sequence ATGGAAAAACACGACCAAGCCTTAATCCTTTGGTTTGAAGAAATCGGGATTGAAGACGTACCGATGGTGGGCGGCAAAAACGCCTCCCTGGGCGAGATGTACCAGAAACTGACTTCCAAGGGGGTTGCGGTGCCGCACGGCTTTGCGATCACCGCATATGCCTACCAGCACCTGCTCAAGGACGCCGGGATCGAGGCCGCGATCAGGGAGACCCTGGCCGATCTCGACACCCATGATCTTTACAACCTGCAGGAACGCGGTAAAAAGGTCCGCGACATCATCCGCACCGCCGAGTTCCCCGACGACCTGCGTGAGGCCATCATCAAGGCCTATAAAAAAATGGAAGCCGAGTACGGCCCGGGCGTGGACGTGGCGGTCCGCTCCTCGGCCACGGCCGAGGATCTGCCCGACGCCTCCTTTGCCGGCCAGCAGGACACCTATCTCAACATCCGCGGCCATGAGGCATTGATCCACGCCTGCCGCCGCTGCTTTGCCAGCCTGTTTACCAACCGGGCCATCTCCTACCGCCACGACAAGGGGTTCGGCCAGTTCGACGTCTACCTCTCCATCGTGGTCCAGAAGATGGTGCGCAGCGACGCCGCCTCTTCCGGGGTCATCTTCTCCATTGACACGGAGAGCGGTTTCAAGGACGCGGTCTTTCTCACCGGGGCCTGGGGCCTGGGCGAGAACGTGGTCCAGGGCGCGGTCAACCCGGATGAGTTCTACGTGTTCAAACCCACCCTCAAGCAGGGTAAACGACCCATTGTCGGCAAGCGGGTGGGCAGCAAGGCGATCAAGATGATCTATGATAATAAGCTGGACAGCGACGAGCCGGTCAAAAACATCGACACCACCCCTGAGGAGCGGGCCGCTTTTGTAATCAACGATGACGAGATCCTCAAACTGGCCGAGTGGGCCTGCATCATCGAGGACCATTACGGCAAGGCCATGGACATCGAGTGGGCCAAGGACGGCGACGGGGTCAAGGTGGGCACCGGCGGGCTGTTCATCGTCCAGGCCCGGCCCGAGACCGTGCACTCCCAGGCATCCACGGGCACCATGGAGACCTATAAGCTCAAAGAGACCGGCAAGGTCCTGGTCGAAGGATTGGCGGTGGGCGCCAAGATCGGCCAGGGCGAGGCCAATGTCATTGAGGGCGTGGCAGGCATCCACGGTTTCAAAAAGGGCCAGGTGCTGATCACCGACATGACCGATCCTGACTGGGAACCGATCATGAAGATTGCCGGCGCCATTGTCACCAACCGTGGCGGCCGGACCTGCCATGCCGCGATTATCTCCCGTGAACTCGGTATCCCCTGCGTCATCGGCACTGGCAATGGTTCCGAGATCATCAGGACGGGTCAGGAAATCACCGTCTCTTCGGCTGAGGGTGAAACCGGCTATATCTATGACGGCCTGCTTGATTTCGAGATCGAGCGGGTCGACCTCGGTGACCTGCCGAAAACCAAGACCAAGATCATGATGAATCTTGCGATCCCGGAAAAGGCGTTCACCGAGTGCCAGATCCCCAATGACGGAGTCGGCCTGGCCCGCGAGGAGTTCATTATCAACTCCCATATCGGCATCCACCCCCTGGCCCTGTACCACTACGAAGAACTGAAAAACTCCGATGATCCGGAAAAACGGGAAATCGCCGCAAAGATCGACGGGAAGACCGGGGCCTATGATGACAAGAAGCAGTTCTTCATTGACCGGGTTGCCGAAGGGGTGGGCCGGATCGCGGCTGGTTTTTATCCCAATGACGTGATTGTCCGCCTCTCCGACTTCAAGAGCAACGAGTATGCCAACCTGGTCGGCGGCACTCTATACGAGCCGGAGGAGGAAAATCCGATGATCGGCTGGCGCGGCGCCTCCCGCTATTACGATCCGAAATACCGGCCGGCCTTTGAGCTTGAGTGCCAGGGGCTCCTCAAGGCCCGGAATGACATGGGACTTGATAACATCAAGCTGATGGTTCCTTTCTGCCGGACCCCGGAGGAGGGCAGGAAGGTAATCGAGGTCATGAAGGATTGCGGCTTGATACAGGGCGAGAACGGCCTGGAGGTCTATGTAATGTGCGAGATTCCAAGTAATGTTATCTCGGCCGACGCCTTTGCTGATATCTTTGACGGCTTTTCCATCGGCTCGAATGACCTTACCCAACTGACCTATGGTCTTGATCGCGACTCCGGTCTTATCGCCGGGATTGCCGACGAGCGGGATGACGCGGTAAAGGACATGATCCGCATGGTCATTGCCACGGCCAAGCGCCGCGGTAAGAAGATCGGTATCTGCGGCCAGGGGCCGTCTGATTTCCCTGAGTTCGCCACCTTCCTGGTTGAGCTTGGCATCGACTCAATGAGCCTTATCCCGGACACGGCCATCAAGACCCGGCTGGCCGTGGCTGCCAAGGAAAAGGAGATGGGAATCTCGCCTGAATAG
- the nifS gene encoding cysteine desulfurase NifS: MSNSGKVVYMDNNATTRVAPEVLEAMLPYFSELYGNPSSMHSFGGQVGRAVAAARQRIAGLLGAEPDELIFTSCGTESDSTAIFSALQANPGKRHIVTTRVEHPAVKSLCENLDKLTGHKHKVTQLPVDREGMLDLDRYQESLTDETAIVSVMWANNETGVIFPVEEMAAIAKGRGILFHTDAVQAVGKIAINLNEIPVDFFSMSGHKLHAPKGVGVLYVRKGTPFAPFLIGGHQEHGRRGGTENVASIIGLGRACELAAGHIMLENTRVRLLRDKLEQGLMDKIPNAILNGNKKYRLPNTSNISFEFVEGEAILLHLDRFGICASSGSACTSGSLEPSHVLRAMGVPFTAAHGSIRFSLSVYNTEDEVDFVLEKLPGIIAGLRDMSPFWKGSRSVTTGAGAGHGKCGCST; encoded by the coding sequence ATGAGCAACAGCGGCAAGGTGGTATACATGGACAACAATGCCACGACCCGGGTCGCGCCCGAGGTCCTGGAGGCCATGCTCCCCTATTTCAGCGAACTGTACGGCAATCCCTCCAGCATGCATTCCTTCGGCGGCCAGGTGGGCCGGGCCGTGGCCGCGGCCCGGCAGCGGATCGCCGGGTTGCTCGGCGCTGAGCCGGACGAGTTGATCTTTACCAGCTGCGGCACTGAGAGCGATTCCACTGCCATCTTTTCCGCCCTGCAGGCCAACCCGGGCAAGCGGCATATCGTTACCACCCGGGTGGAGCACCCGGCGGTCAAGAGCCTCTGTGAAAACCTGGATAAACTGACCGGTCACAAGCACAAGGTGACCCAGCTGCCGGTGGACCGGGAGGGGATGCTGGACCTGGATCGCTACCAGGAGAGTCTCACCGACGAGACCGCCATTGTCAGCGTGATGTGGGCCAACAACGAGACCGGGGTCATCTTTCCCGTCGAGGAAATGGCGGCCATTGCCAAGGGCCGGGGCATCCTCTTTCATACCGATGCGGTCCAGGCGGTGGGCAAGATTGCCATCAACCTTAATGAGATCCCGGTGGATTTTTTCTCCATGTCCGGCCACAAGCTCCATGCCCCCAAGGGGGTCGGCGTGCTTTACGTTCGCAAGGGCACCCCCTTTGCCCCGTTTCTGATCGGCGGCCACCAGGAACACGGCCGCCGGGGCGGCACTGAGAACGTGGCCTCGATCATCGGTCTGGGCAGGGCCTGCGAGTTGGCCGCCGGTCATATCATGCTTGAGAATACCCGGGTCCGGCTGCTGCGCGACAAGCTGGAGCAGGGACTTATGGATAAAATTCCCAACGCCATTCTGAACGGCAATAAAAAATACCGGCTGCCCAATACCAGCAATATCAGTTTCGAGTTTGTGGAGGGCGAGGCGATCCTGCTCCATCTCGACCGCTTCGGCATCTGCGCCTCGTCCGGCTCGGCCTGCACCTCGGGTTCCCTGGAACCGTCCCATGTGCTCCGCGCCATGGGGGTGCCCTTTACCGCGGCCCACGGTTCGATCCGGTTCAGCCTGAGCGTGTACAACACCGAGGACGAGGTGGACTTTGTACTGGAAAAACTCCCCGGGATCATTGCCGGACTGCGCGATATGTCGCCATTCTGGAAAGGCAGCCGTTCCGTAACCACCGGCGCCGGCGCCGGCCATGGCAAATGCGGATGTTCCACATAG
- a CDS encoding phosphoglucomutase: MATVRSLYQRYVKIDNPAGSDYFGLIRSLLALRDQHRPESPTFVAMQQEIDRAYGLLRREMIENSGHPMQPVSFGTSGWRGILGKDLFVKSVGQVAAAIVAMYQGLEKEPELAAPLGVKSLAEARQRGCVLGHDNRFGGELLAGRVCDVLTSSGFVVHRAGEATTGTLSAAVLEKAAAFSINLTPSHNPLDYGGFKYNAADGGPAALILTNRITAITRELMARDQRPALKPDPALIRPCDALATWISLVRKNRAVHGLDYDRILTGFGRADDLVLAVDCMHGASRNHIRPLFKGVAGDRLIVLRGNNDPTFGGIAPEPSPVNMALANQALGQRSEPLKLGVLIDPDGDRIRFTDGTVDIDMNRFGALAYYYLHEVKKLPGMVAKTVATSNFANALAAAFGEEVFEPRVGFKEFKPVIGRALVCFEESDGITVRGHTPEKDAYIGLLLALDMVLTLRKNLGNILKEIETRYGSYFAAKDGVTVSRQGDVLLASLSRLEKYSKGVEVKVGGRMRRIARVIDIDGRKMIFEDNSWLMIRPSGTEPKVRFYVESRTREGLADLFQCARRMLAEAGLV, encoded by the coding sequence ATGGCAACTGTTCGTTCCCTGTATCAACGCTATGTCAAGATCGACAATCCGGCCGGGAGCGACTATTTCGGCCTGATCAGGTCATTGCTGGCCCTGCGCGACCAGCACCGGCCGGAATCTCCCACCTTTGTGGCGATGCAGCAGGAGATTGACCGGGCATACGGGCTGCTCCGGCGGGAAATGATCGAAAACAGCGGCCACCCCATGCAGCCGGTCAGTTTCGGCACCTCGGGCTGGCGGGGGATCCTGGGCAAGGATCTTTTTGTTAAATCCGTGGGCCAGGTGGCAGCGGCCATTGTCGCCATGTACCAGGGGCTTGAAAAGGAGCCGGAACTGGCCGCCCCCCTGGGGGTGAAGAGTCTGGCCGAGGCCCGGCAGCGGGGCTGCGTGCTCGGCCACGACAACCGGTTCGGCGGCGAGTTGCTGGCCGGCAGGGTATGCGATGTGTTGACCAGCAGCGGTTTTGTGGTCCACCGGGCCGGCGAGGCCACCACCGGCACCCTGTCGGCGGCGGTGCTGGAAAAGGCGGCTGCCTTTTCCATTAACCTCACCCCCAGCCATAACCCCCTGGACTACGGCGGCTTCAAGTACAATGCCGCTGACGGCGGCCCGGCCGCGCTGATACTGACCAACCGGATCACTGCAATTACCCGGGAGCTGATGGCCCGGGACCAGCGGCCGGCCCTGAAACCGGACCCGGCCCTGATCCGGCCCTGTGACGCCCTGGCCACCTGGATAAGCCTGGTGCGGAAGAACCGGGCCGTCCACGGCCTGGATTATGACCGGATCCTGACCGGATTCGGCCGGGCCGATGACCTGGTGCTGGCGGTGGACTGCATGCACGGGGCGAGCCGTAACCATATCCGCCCATTGTTCAAGGGCGTGGCCGGCGACCGGCTGATCGTACTCAGGGGAAACAATGATCCGACCTTTGGCGGTATTGCCCCGGAACCCTCTCCGGTCAACATGGCGCTGGCGAACCAGGCCCTTGGCCAACGGTCCGAACCCTTGAAGCTGGGGGTGCTCATCGATCCGGACGGCGACCGGATCCGGTTCACCGACGGCACCGTTGACATCGATATGAACCGGTTCGGGGCCTTGGCCTATTATTATCTGCACGAGGTAAAAAAACTCCCCGGCATGGTGGCCAAGACCGTGGCCACCAGCAACTTTGCCAACGCTCTGGCCGCGGCATTCGGCGAGGAGGTGTTTGAGCCGCGGGTCGGGTTCAAGGAGTTCAAGCCGGTGATCGGCCGGGCCCTGGTCTGTTTCGAGGAATCGGACGGGATCACCGTGCGCGGCCATACCCCGGAAAAGGATGCCTATATCGGCCTGCTCCTGGCCCTGGACATGGTACTCACCCTGCGCAAGAACCTGGGCAATATTCTCAAGGAGATCGAAACCCGTTATGGGAGCTATTTCGCGGCCAAGGACGGGGTCACGGTCAGCCGGCAGGGCGATGTTCTGCTGGCCAGCTTGAGCAGGCTGGAAAAATATTCCAAGGGGGTTGAGGTGAAAGTGGGCGGCCGGATGCGCCGTATCGCCCGGGTGATCGATATCGACGGCCGCAAGATGATCTTTGAGGACAACAGCTGGCTGATGATCCGTCCTTCCGGCACCGAGCCCAAGGTCAGGTTCTATGTGGAGTCCCGCACCCGGGAAGGGCTGGCGGACCTGTTTCAATGCGCCCGGCGGATGTTGGCTGAAGCGGGCCTGGTCTGA
- a CDS encoding type IV pilus twitching motility protein PilT: protein MARIDTFFRTMKEKGASDLHLVVGFPPLLRLRGDLVPMEGQPVLSADSCREVLYEILGPMQRTRVEKNRDFDLAYELEGVGRFRCNILFQHRGIGGVFRIIPTRILTLEQLNLPETVGAVATINQGLVLVTGPTGSGKSTTMAAIIDHINNTQKKHIITIEDPLEFVHRNKQCLFTQREIGSHAKSFADALKVASREDPDIILVGEMRDIDTISLALTCAELGILVFGTLHTNSAAKTIDRIINAFPADQQAQTRTMLAESLKAVIAQQLLKTRDGKGRCAAIEILLGSSALASLIREGKIAQINSFIQTGTSVGMQTMDQHLMQLITEEKITPEAAYEKALDKKLFLDLCEETPITA from the coding sequence ATGGCACGGATAGATACCTTTTTTCGGACAATGAAGGAGAAGGGGGCCAGCGACCTGCACCTGGTGGTGGGTTTCCCGCCCCTGCTCCGCCTCCGCGGCGATCTTGTGCCCATGGAGGGGCAGCCGGTTCTGAGCGCGGATTCCTGCCGCGAGGTACTCTATGAGATCCTCGGGCCGATGCAGCGGACCCGGGTGGAAAAAAACCGCGACTTCGACCTGGCCTACGAGCTTGAGGGGGTGGGACGGTTCCGCTGCAATATTTTATTCCAACACCGGGGAATCGGCGGGGTGTTCCGGATCATCCCCACCAGGATACTCACCCTGGAGCAGCTCAACCTGCCGGAGACGGTGGGCGCGGTGGCCACCATCAACCAGGGGCTGGTCCTGGTAACCGGCCCCACCGGCAGCGGCAAGTCCACCACCATGGCCGCGATTATCGACCACATCAACAATACCCAGAAGAAGCATATCATCACCATTGAGGACCCCCTGGAGTTTGTCCACCGCAACAAACAATGCCTGTTCACCCAGCGGGAGATCGGCAGCCATGCCAAGAGCTTTGCCGATGCGCTCAAGGTCGCCAGCCGCGAGGACCCGGACATCATCCTGGTGGGCGAGATGCGGGATATCGACACCATCTCCCTGGCGCTCACCTGCGCCGAACTCGGCATCCTGGTCTTCGGCACCCTGCACACCAACAGCGCGGCCAAGACCATTGACCGGATCATCAACGCCTTTCCGGCCGACCAGCAGGCCCAGACCCGGACCATGCTGGCGGAATCGCTCAAGGCGGTCATTGCCCAGCAGCTCCTAAAAACCAGGGACGGCAAGGGCAGATGCGCGGCCATCGAGATCCTGCTGGGCTCGTCGGCCCTGGCCAGCCTGATCCGGGAGGGCAAGATCGCCCAGATCAACTCCTTTATCCAGACCGGGACCAGCGTGGGCATGCAGACCATGGACCAGCATCTGATGCAGCTTATCACCGAGGAAAAGATCACCCCTGAGGCGGCCTACGAAAAGGCGCTTGACAAGAAGTTGTTCCTTGATCTCTGTGAAGAGACCCCCATCACCGCGTAA
- the nifU gene encoding Fe-S cluster assembly protein NifU yields the protein MWEYTDKVKDHFLNPRNVGEIEEPSGVGEVGSLACGDALTFYFKLGDDNRIVDARFKTFGCASAIASSSALTEMVIGKTLEEAEKITNEDLAEFLGGLPKEKMHCSVMGREALEAAIANYRGLPIPMAEGEVVCECFGVTDLEIRRAIEESNLRSVEEVTNFTKAGGGCGNCHERIEELLREVRKEVRIEEAAEKQPKRLTTIKKIKLIEEVLEREIRPALRKDGGDIELIDVDGDFVLVSLRGACVSCAASQTTLKDYVEKKLREQVLDTLIVEEDKG from the coding sequence ATGTGGGAATATACGGATAAGGTAAAAGATCATTTCTTGAATCCGCGCAACGTGGGTGAAATAGAGGAGCCCAGCGGGGTGGGGGAGGTCGGTTCCCTGGCCTGCGGCGACGCGCTTACCTTTTACTTCAAGCTGGGCGATGACAACCGGATTGTTGATGCCAGGTTCAAGACCTTTGGCTGTGCCAGCGCCATTGCCTCCTCGTCGGCATTGACCGAGATGGTCATCGGCAAGACCCTGGAAGAGGCGGAAAAGATCACCAACGAGGACCTTGCCGAATTCCTGGGCGGGTTGCCCAAGGAGAAGATGCACTGCTCGGTGATGGGCCGCGAGGCCCTGGAGGCGGCCATTGCCAACTACCGCGGCCTGCCGATCCCCATGGCCGAGGGCGAGGTGGTGTGCGAGTGTTTCGGGGTCACCGACCTTGAGATCCGGCGGGCGATCGAGGAGAGCAATCTCCGCTCAGTGGAAGAGGTGACCAACTTCACCAAGGCCGGCGGCGGCTGCGGCAACTGTCACGAACGGATCGAGGAGCTGCTCCGTGAGGTCAGAAAAGAGGTCCGGATCGAGGAAGCGGCCGAGAAACAGCCCAAGCGGCTGACCACCATCAAGAAGATCAAGCTGATCGAAGAGGTGCTGGAGCGGGAGATCCGGCCGGCCCTGCGCAAGGACGGCGGCGACATCGAACTGATCGACGTGGACGGTGATTTCGTGCTGGTCTCGCTGCGCGGCGCCTGTGTGAGCTGCGCCGCCTCCCAGACCACCCTTAAGGATTATGTGGAAAAGAAGCTGCGCGAACAGGTGCTTGATACCTTGATCGTTGAGGAGGACAAGGGATGA
- a CDS encoding PilT/PilU family type 4a pilus ATPase translates to MAVLEKVFKAAFDSRASDVHIVPGEPFILRRFGTFIKLKSPILTPENTHRLLFEVISPEQRERLTRELQLDFALEIEGLGRFRGNAMMHNNGLSAVFRVIPPQVPTLAGLGLPEVVRKSLDHHQGLILVTGPTGHGKSTTLAAMVDYINSNRSHHILLLEDPIEFVHPIKKAVVNQRQLERDTLSYANALKGALRQDPDVIVIGELRDLDTIEMAIAAAETGHLVIGTLATSSAPKTIDRIIDSFPPGEQNQIRAMLSESLKAVITQRLIPGKSGTTMELALEILINTLSVGNLIRDDKTFQMQSMMQMGKNIGMRIMDESILELFKQEKITLKAAVANAANKKPFKPYLEQQAAGGRKPARPATGKTG, encoded by the coding sequence ATGGCTGTACTGGAAAAGGTGTTCAAGGCCGCGTTCGACTCCAGGGCCTCGGATGTCCACATCGTCCCGGGCGAGCCCTTTATCCTGCGCCGTTTCGGCACCTTCATCAAGCTGAAAAGCCCCATCCTCACCCCGGAAAACACCCACCGGCTCCTCTTCGAGGTAATCAGCCCGGAGCAGAGGGAACGGCTCACCCGGGAGCTACAGCTTGATTTCGCCCTGGAAATTGAAGGGCTCGGCCGTTTCCGCGGCAACGCGATGATGCACAACAACGGCCTCAGCGCCGTATTCCGGGTGATCCCGCCCCAGGTCCCCACCCTGGCCGGGCTCGGCCTTCCCGAGGTGGTCAGAAAAAGCCTGGACCATCACCAGGGACTCATCCTGGTGACCGGCCCCACCGGCCATGGCAAGTCCACCACCCTGGCCGCGATGGTCGATTATATCAACAGCAACCGTAGCCATCACATCCTCCTCCTGGAAGACCCCATCGAGTTCGTGCACCCGATTAAAAAAGCAGTGGTCAACCAGCGGCAGCTCGAACGGGACACCCTTTCCTATGCCAATGCCTTAAAGGGCGCCTTACGCCAGGACCCCGACGTGATCGTCATCGGCGAGCTGCGCGACCTGGATACCATTGAGATGGCCATTGCCGCGGCCGAGACCGGCCACCTGGTGATCGGCACCCTGGCCACCTCCAGCGCGCCCAAGACCATCGACCGGATCATTGATTCCTTCCCGCCCGGGGAACAGAACCAGATCCGGGCGATGCTCAGCGAATCCCTCAAGGCGGTGATCACCCAGCGGCTGATCCCGGGGAAATCAGGCACCACCATGGAACTGGCCCTTGAGATCCTGATCAATACCCTGTCGGTGGGCAACCTGATCCGCGACGACAAGACCTTTCAGATGCAGTCCATGATGCAGATGGGCAAGAATATCGGCATGCGGATCATGGACGAGTCCATCCTGGAGCTGTTCAAACAGGAGAAAATCACCCTGAAGGCCGCGGTGGCCAACGCCGCCAACAAAAAACCGTTCAAGCCCTACCTTGAGCAGCAGGCAGCCGGGGGACGGAAACCGGCCCGGCCCGCAACCGGGAAAACAGGATGA
- a CDS encoding ribonuclease D yields MSEIQIITEPNGLKRFAGELERQKTIAVDLEADSMHRYREKVCLLQFTIPGRTVLVDPLAIPDLSPLKPVLADGGVRKIFHAADYDIRCLYRDFEIKIHGLFDTMVCCQFLGEDKVGLADILKKYFNLGLDKKYQRADWSRRPIEEGMIRYAAEDTRHLYQLAGQLEQRLREKGRLDWVAEEFVLLEQVRHNHVSGPLFLRAKGARALKPRQLAMLEEMLQWRDREAQQRDCPLFKVLGTRQLMDLARLGPAALAEMKAIPGMAPRLVDRYGRPLLKAIDTARALPEKELPAYPAMVRRPRDPAAEARLKILKKYRARKAVELGMDPGIIINTALLEEISRNPPQDLDHLAGFPALKNWQRRILGPEILAALQPGPGRG; encoded by the coding sequence ATGTCCGAGATCCAGATCATAACCGAGCCCAACGGCCTGAAGCGGTTTGCCGGTGAGTTGGAACGCCAGAAAACAATCGCCGTGGACCTTGAGGCCGATTCAATGCACCGCTACCGGGAAAAGGTCTGCCTGCTCCAGTTCACCATCCCCGGCCGGACCGTGCTGGTCGACCCCCTGGCAATCCCCGACCTGTCCCCGCTCAAGCCGGTGCTGGCCGATGGCGGGGTCCGGAAGATCTTCCATGCCGCCGACTATGACATCCGCTGCCTGTATCGCGACTTTGAAATCAAGATCCACGGCCTGTTCGACACCATGGTCTGCTGCCAGTTCCTGGGCGAGGACAAGGTGGGGCTGGCCGATATATTAAAAAAATACTTCAATCTCGGCCTGGACAAAAAATATCAGCGGGCCGACTGGTCGAGGCGGCCGATTGAAGAGGGAATGATCCGCTACGCGGCCGAGGACACCCGCCATCTGTACCAGTTGGCCGGACAACTGGAACAACGGCTCAGGGAAAAGGGCCGGCTCGACTGGGTGGCCGAGGAATTTGTCCTGCTCGAACAGGTACGGCACAATCATGTCAGCGGACCCCTGTTTTTACGGGCCAAGGGGGCTCGGGCATTGAAGCCGCGCCAGTTGGCAATGCTCGAGGAAATGCTCCAGTGGCGCGACCGCGAGGCGCAACAACGGGACTGCCCGCTGTTCAAGGTGCTCGGCACCAGGCAGCTCATGGACCTGGCCCGCCTCGGCCCGGCCGCCCTGGCGGAGATGAAGGCAATCCCGGGGATGGCGCCCCGCCTGGTTGATCGATACGGCAGACCGCTGCTCAAGGCCATTGACACGGCCCGGGCCTTACCTGAAAAAGAACTGCCGGCCTATCCGGCCATGGTCCGCCGGCCCAGGGACCCGGCAGCCGAGGCCCGCCTGAAAATTCTCAAAAAATACCGGGCCCGCAAGGCCGTTGAACTGGGCATGGACCCCGGTATTATCATCAACACCGCCCTGCTTGAGGAAATTTCCCGGAATCCGCCCCAGGACCTGGACCATTTGGCCGGGTTTCCCGCCCTTAAGAACTGGCAGCGCCGGATCCTGGGACCGGAGATCCTGGCGGCCCTGCAACCAGGCCCTGGCCGGGGCTGA
- a CDS encoding FAD-dependent thymidylate synthase, with protein sequence MKVVAPSYEILDRLDQESLAVRIEACGRICYKSEDKITPESAAPFLRGIIKHGHNSVTEMGVLTLRVACGDPDRVDGLYRTLPRYLVIDETGSGILLISGSVRAFRELYMFHGKVELVRAITGFLAGRHPLFFEDLVKEPLAPVAGVEVAKVALAEVDKLPAPLLARHRHLAVKFIVNRAITHEIVRHRPCSYLQESQRYCRYDNDKFGSQVTFIKPLFYPEGSEEYQLWEEAMIKTEQLYLKLLKTSTPQAARTVLPNSCKTELITYANLVEWRHIFRLRTSRAAEPTMREVMIPLLKRFQERFPVVFSGVQTD encoded by the coding sequence ATGAAAGTTGTGGCCCCGTCGTATGAGATCCTGGACCGCCTGGACCAGGAGAGCCTGGCCGTGCGGATCGAGGCATGCGGCCGGATCTGTTACAAGAGCGAGGACAAGATCACCCCTGAATCGGCCGCGCCCTTTCTCCGGGGGATCATCAAGCACGGCCATAACTCGGTGACCGAGATGGGGGTGCTGACCCTGCGGGTGGCCTGCGGCGATCCGGACCGGGTGGACGGATTGTACCGGACCCTGCCCAGGTACCTGGTCATTGACGAGACCGGGTCCGGGATCCTGCTTATCTCCGGCAGTGTCAGGGCCTTTCGCGAGCTTTACATGTTTCACGGCAAGGTCGAACTGGTCCGGGCGATCACCGGGTTTCTCGCCGGCCGCCATCCCCTGTTTTTCGAGGACCTGGTCAAGGAGCCGTTGGCGCCGGTGGCAGGGGTGGAGGTGGCCAAGGTGGCCCTGGCCGAGGTGGATAAGCTGCCGGCCCCGCTGCTGGCCCGCCATCGCCACCTGGCGGTCAAGTTCATCGTCAACCGGGCCATCACCCATGAGATCGTCCGCCACCGGCCCTGTTCCTATCTGCAGGAGAGTCAGCGTTACTGCCGCTACGACAACGACAAGTTCGGCAGCCAGGTGACCTTTATCAAACCGCTTTTTTATCCGGAGGGCAGTGAAGAGTACCAGCTCTGGGAAGAGGCGATGATCAAGACCGAGCAGCTCTACCTCAAGCTGCTGAAGACCTCCACTCCCCAGGCAGCGCGGACGGTGCTGCCCAACTCCTGCAAGACCGAACTGATCACCTATGCCAACCTGGTCGAATGGCGGCATATATTCCGGCTGCGTACCTCCAGGGCGGCGGAGCCGACCATGCGCGAGGTGATGATCCCGCTGCTCAAACGTTTTCAGGAGAGATTTCCTGTTGTTTTTTCCGGCGTGCAAACTGATTAA